From the Pongo pygmaeus isolate AG05252 chromosome X, NHGRI_mPonPyg2-v2.0_pri, whole genome shotgun sequence genome, one window contains:
- the LOC129023912 gene encoding uncharacterized protein CXorf49-like: MSSRDKVSVWGAGFDLEGGEQAGTCTVSPGAPQGHSRGLDLGAPHSSKGESRFTDPEGFSFESESELIEQGRVVLWGQEGRPDTPVDDQGDGVDYSSYLIDEPAAIVPPSSIQGHPFPEGAATEGSTENWVDLEVGASGRGALSPSPGEWQQASAGPLHLSVPGPGRAWKNPERGSKSRWSVRVDPQQPSVKGPTGMSTHDSDSSDETSDLPLMRVGIRHKEGSQAKFGSHKKPADTSRHSSFHCKESYLPVPGRFLTSAPCVLTPVVERPAVGELEDSPGKKMLSRALGKVEARPSCSEAATAGALPRGPSRRKMAQEKSVGGASQLALWRPFPACGERLSAAPPGPATSQPLPGVRPQGMSKKPQKPKHSSPGKKPAGRKTRESQAAAREDNDPNRDEVPRAQLPTHRPGLPRLSMHRGEFSSSDPNIRAPQVPGTSEPSAYSLGGLIPRRHAPSGDQQPPVHPPRLERQQQPLGAQGCPRCIWLQREIEDLRDQLAAMQSFTDKFQDL; the protein is encoded by the exons ATGAGCTCCCGCGATAAGGTGTCCGTTTGGGGGGCCGGTTTCGACCTGGAGGGTGGCGAGCAGGCTGGCACCTGCACAGTCAGCCCCGGAGCCCCACAGGGCCACAGCCGAGGCCTCGATTTGGGGGCACCGCACAGCAGTAAGGGCGAGAGCAGGTTCACAGATCCCGAGGGATTCAGCTTCGAGTCTGAGAGCGAATTGATAGAGCAGGGAAGGGTGGTGCTCTGGGGACAGGAAGGCCGGCCTGACACCCCGGTCGACGACCAAGGGGACGGTGTGGACTACTCGTCCTACCTGATTGATGAGCCAGCCGCCATCGTGCCACCGTCCAGCATCCAGGGACACCCGTTCCCTGAAGGTGCCGCTACTGAAGGGTCCACTGAAAACTGGGTGGACCTGGAGGTCGGTGCCAGTGGGAGAGGCGCGCTGAGCCCCAGCCCTGGAGAATGGCAGCAGGCCTCTGCCGGCCCTCTCCACCTCAGTGTTCCTGGACCAGGCCGGGCCTGGAAGAACCCAGAAAGGGGCTCGAAGAGCAGATGGAGCGTCCGCGTGGACCCCCAGCAGCCCTCTGTAAAAGGCCCCACCGGGATGTCTACCCACGACTCTGATTCCTCCGATGAGACCAGTGACTTACCACTGATGAGGGTGGGCATTCGCCACAAAGAAGGAAGCCAAGCCAAGTTCGGCAGCCACAAGAAGCCAGCAGACACATCCAGACACTCAAGCTTCCACTGTAAGGAGAGTTACTTGCCCGTGCCAGGCCGTTTCCTGACCTCTGCTCCCTGCGTACTCACTCCAGTCGTGGAGAGGCCGGCTGTGGGAGAGCTGGAGGACTCTCCCGGGAAGAAAATGCTGAGCAGGGCCTTAGGAAAGGTGGAGGCCAGGCCCAGCTGCTCAGAAGCTGCCACTGCAGGGGCCCTGCCCCGGGGCCCTTCGAGGAGGAAGATGGCCCAGGAGAAGTCTGTAGGGGGTGCCTCTCAACTGGCCCTATGGAGACCCTTTCCTGCCTGTGGAGAGAGACTCTCAGCCGCTCCCCCAGGGCCGGCCACCTCCCAGCCATTGCCTGGTGTGCGGCCGCAGGGGATGTCCAAGAAACCCCAAAAGCCTAAGCACAGCAGCCCTGGGAAGAAACCAGCAGGAAGGAAGACCAGGGAGTCCCAGGCTGCGGCCAGAGAAGATAATGACCcaaatagagatgaggtccccAGGGCCCAA CTTCCCACACACAGGCCAGGACTGCCTCGCCTATCCATGCATCGTGGAGAATTCAGCAGTAGCGACCCCAACATCAGAGCTCCCCAAGTTCCGGGGACTTCAGAGCCCTCTGCCTACAGCCTGGGAGGCCTCATACCCAGACGCCATGCACCCTCCG GTGACCAGCAGCCACCTGTCCATCCCCCAAGACTGGAAAGGCAGCAGCAGCCCCTGGGAGCCCAGGGCTGTCCTCGG TGCATCTGGCTGCAGAGGGAAATTGAGGACCTTAGAGACCAACTAG CGGCCATGCAGTCCTTCACTGACAAGTTCCAGGACCTTTGA